Proteins from a genomic interval of Paenibacillus sp. RC334:
- a CDS encoding efflux RND transporter periplasmic adaptor subunit: MKLLNRTRIKMLVTGITFAMVVSGCSSASEDTAVKSGQPVHIQKVAMKPLTNEFNLAGTLQASNQTAVSLEANGRILNTTVEVGDQVQKGAVLAKLDTTTYQLQLAQAKATLEKAKAGVSQADASVQSAQASIHNAQSQINSAQSKLQELNNGAKKQEIAQSQNAVTAATNMYNKKKADAARTQSLFQAGAVSLTENENAQLEVTNAQKSLSDAQEKLSLLLAGASQEQRTQASAGVDQARAGLESAMATQQQGLASKAQAQASYEDAVAAYEQTALALKKATLTSPISGVVIEKKVSDGQLGSSGSEAFIVGNISTLKVLLPVPDSEILSWKKDQKVNISLYNEIRTGTVTQIYPSTNSKTGSINVEVSIPNPELNWKPGQVISASKRMNQSEALLVPVEAVISTGDDPYVFKAVNGKAVKTAIKVGKVTNNQFEVVSGLQAGDQIVTQGAGTLFNGDLLGNDVLGKSEESSK, translated from the coding sequence ATGAAATTGTTGAATAGGACACGAATCAAAATGCTAGTCACGGGAATAACTTTCGCTATGGTGGTTTCCGGTTGCTCAAGTGCTTCGGAGGATACCGCTGTAAAATCCGGTCAACCGGTACACATTCAAAAAGTAGCGATGAAGCCTTTAACTAATGAATTTAATCTGGCGGGAACATTGCAGGCCAGCAATCAAACCGCAGTTTCCCTTGAAGCGAATGGACGTATTTTAAATACGACGGTTGAAGTGGGAGATCAGGTACAGAAAGGGGCAGTCCTCGCGAAATTGGACACAACCACTTATCAGCTGCAGCTTGCACAGGCCAAGGCAACTTTGGAAAAGGCCAAAGCCGGTGTCAGCCAAGCGGACGCTTCTGTTCAATCGGCACAGGCAAGCATTCATAATGCACAATCCCAGATTAATTCAGCCCAATCCAAATTGCAGGAATTGAACAATGGAGCCAAAAAACAGGAAATTGCACAGTCTCAAAATGCGGTTACTGCGGCAACCAATATGTACAACAAGAAAAAGGCAGATGCCGCCCGGACCCAAAGTCTATTCCAGGCAGGTGCAGTATCCTTAACAGAAAATGAAAATGCGCAGCTGGAAGTAACGAACGCACAAAAAAGTTTAAGTGATGCGCAAGAGAAATTGTCCCTTTTGCTTGCAGGGGCTTCCCAGGAACAGCGTACACAAGCTTCGGCTGGCGTCGATCAGGCCAGGGCAGGGCTGGAATCGGCTATGGCTACTCAGCAACAAGGTCTAGCCAGTAAAGCTCAGGCACAGGCTTCCTACGAGGATGCGGTAGCTGCTTATGAACAAACGGCTTTAGCTCTTAAGAAAGCTACTTTAACATCCCCCATATCTGGTGTTGTGATTGAGAAAAAGGTATCTGATGGTCAACTGGGCTCCAGCGGGAGTGAAGCGTTTATTGTCGGAAATATTAGTACTTTAAAAGTGCTCCTGCCTGTACCGGACAGTGAAATCTTATCGTGGAAGAAAGATCAAAAAGTAAATATATCTCTCTATAATGAAATTAGAACAGGGACCGTTACCCAGATCTATCCATCGACTAATTCCAAAACGGGAAGCATCAATGTGGAGGTCAGCATTCCTAATCCTGAGCTAAATTGGAAGCCTGGTCAAGTCATCAGCGCATCTAAAAGGATGAATCAATCTGAAGCATTGTTAGTGCCAGTAGAGGCTGTAATTAGCACCGGAGATGATCCTTATGTCTTTAAAGCTGTAAATGGCAAGGCCGTTAAAACAGCGATTAAAGTTGGAAAAGTGACTAATAATCAGTTCGAAGTTGTCTCTGGACTACAAGCAGGCGATCAAATTGTTACCCAAGGAGCAGGAACTTTATTTAATGGCGATTTACTTGGGAATGATGTACTTGGGAAATCGGAGGAATCGTCTAAATGA